One window of Perca flavescens isolate YP-PL-M2 chromosome 6, PFLA_1.0, whole genome shotgun sequence genomic DNA carries:
- the ccka gene encoding cholecystokinin produces the protein MNVGICVCVLLAALSSGSLSLPSQSMRAEGEAPVSDSLLPPPASPHHTRQARSAPALPSGHLANFDQPQEDGDARNSLSQLLARLVSSKSSPYHTRSSVSSRASGLAPGHRIKDRDYLGWMDFGRRSAEEYEYTS, from the exons atGAATGTaggtatctgtgtgtgtgttctcctgGCTGCTTTGTCCAGTGGTTCCCTGAGTTTGCCCTCACAGTCCATG AGAGCTGAGGGTGAGGCTCCTGTGTCAGACAGTCTGCTGCCTCCCCCCGCCTCCCCCCACCACACACGGCAGGCCCGCTCGGCTCCAGCGCTCCCCTCAGGGCACCTAGCCAACTTCGACCAACCCCAGGAGGACGGAGACGCTCGGAACAGCCTGAGCCAGCTACTGGCCAGACTCGTCTCCAGTAAAA GCTCTCCCTACCACACCAGGTCTTCCGTCAGCAGCAGAGCCAGCGGTCTAGCCCCCGGCCACAGGATAAAGGACAGAGATTACCTCGGCTGGATGGACTTCGGTCGACGCAGCGCAGAGGAGTATGAATACACCTCCTAA